Below is a window of Candidatus Hydrogenedens sp. DNA.
TTCAATAAATTACCAATGACTTTATCTCGCTTTCCTAATGAAGGTTTTTTGAAGGTAGCGGCTGTTCAAGGTGAAAAAGTAGAGCCGGAAAATCCAAATGCTTATTTAATGAAAAATGTCCGATTAAAGTTAGATGGGTGCAACTTGGCAGAATGGTCAAAAGAAACCAATATTTTACTTTATGGTTATTGGTATTACGATTGGGCAGATTCGTATGAGACGGTAATTTCTGTTGATAAAGAAAAGGGAGAGGTGCAATTAGCAGGTCCGGGTTCTGCGTATGGCTATCGAGAAGGAGCCCGATATTATGCAATCAATTTATTATGTGGATTAGACCAACCCGGAGAGTGGTGTATAGACAGAGAACATCTCTTATTGTATTTCTATCCACCTACTTCTCTGGATGGTGCTATTGTGGAATTATCCTTATTTGACAAACCTATGGTTATTTTTGATAAAGCGGAATATATTTCTTTTGAGCGAGTTCATTTCCGTTTAGGAGCAAGTAATCTGGTGCAGATATTCGATGGAGAAGCCATTCAAATATTAGGTTGTAGTTTTCGAGAATCAGCAGGTTATGGTTTAACTATTAATATGGGGAAAGGTCATCGTGTTCAGTCCTGCGATTTTCATTACTTAGGGAAAGGGGGAATATATATGAATGGTGGAGACCGTAAAACATTAACACCCAGTGGTTTTATTGTTGATAATTGCTACTTTTCGAACCTGGCGCGTATTGACCACACTTATAATCCAGCAGTGTATATGAATGGTGTAGGACATAAAATCTCCCACAATTTAGTTCATCATATACCCAGTAGTGCTTTCAGAACAGATGTGAATGATTCCATTATTGAATTTAACGAAGTATTTAATGTCTTATTAGAATCAGATGACCAGGGTGGAGCCGATATGTGGGGAAATCCAACCTATCGAGGATTAGTATTCCGTTATAATTACTGGCACCATATTGGAAGTTGGCGAGAAGGAACCGAACAACTCGCCTGTGGTCAAGCAGGTATTCGTTTAGATGATGCCATTAGCGGCGTTCATATCTACGGGAATATTTTCTATCATAGTTCAGCAGGTAATTTCGGAGGTGTTCAGATACACGGAGGCAAAGATAATCTTGTTGAGAACTGTATTTTTGCCAATTGCCGAATTGGAATTAGTTGTAGTCCTTGGACACGGGAACGTTGGCTTAATTTTGTAAAAGATGCCCTTGATAATCCAGCAATAGATAAAGAATTGTATTTAACCCGTTATCCGGATTTAAAAAATCTTTTGGAAGACAATAACAAAAACTCTGCACAGAAAAATATCTTCTGGAATTGTGGGCAAATTGTGTTGCGAAAACCCTCTAATTTTATATATGAAAATAATTTAGAAATAAAAGAACCCCAATTATTCCCCAAAATAGAGTTCGGAGATTTTACAACAAATTCAGAATTTTTGAAAACTCAAAATTTTGAATTTGAGCCTATTCCTTTTGAGAAAATTGGACTTTACATAGACCAATATCGCAAAAAATTACCTTTAGATGTTATTCAATCAGGGAGAAGGCAAAATTAAATACACACAATAAACAGTAGATTAATAGCAATCCTATTCTACCTAAGGTATATTTTTTAAAGCCAAATCATTCAAAAGAATTTTTAAAAACGGCTTGTATTTTGTTAAAAAATTATAAAAATCTTAATAATTGAATTTATGGAATTTAGCCCTTGAATAACAGAATTTACTTATATTATGGCAAAAAAAATAAAATTTTTTAAAATTTTTCTAAAGTTTTTTCTAAAGTTGCCGATAAAATAGATGTAAAGCGGTAAAAGACACAGTTGAATATGGAAAACAAAAGGGTGTCCGAAGACATCGAAAGGAGGTGACACCAAGGAATGTCAGTTCGGACCAGAGTAGTAAACAAAATTGAATATAAATGCTAAGGTATGTCGTAGGGACGCGACAAAAAACCGAAGCATATTTGTTGTTTTGATTAAGGGACAATCGAAACAACACAAAAGCAAGGACGCAAAAATAACATTAACTCATGGAGGAATTTGTTATGGGTCTTAGAATTAACACCAATATTCCGTCGCTAAATGCGGCACGAGTTTTACGGCGTTCAACGCTGGATTTGAACAAAACCTTAGAACGGCTTTCGAGCGGGTTAAGAATCAACCGTGCAGCCGATGATGCGGCAGGTCTTGCAATTGCGGAAGCGTTTCGTTCTATTGTTCGTGGTTCTAATGTGGCACAGCGGAATGCTCAGGACGGTATTAGTCTGGTTCAGACCGCAGAAGGTGCATTAAGCGAAACCACGAACATATTGCAACGGATACGCGAATTAGCAGTGCAGGCAGCAAATGGCACTCAGAGCGATACTAACCGTGCAGCTATTAACACAGAAGTACAACAATTATTAGAGCAAATTGACAAGATTGCTACTAATACGGAATTTAATGGGATTTATGTACTGAGTGCTACCCAGTCCGTTATCTTGCAAGTTGGTGCCTTCAGTGGTCAGGTATTGGCAATAACTGTTACGGGTGCGAAGACAAACGATCTTTCTATTAATTCAGTAAATGTATCTACAATGGCGGGTGCAGTTTCTGCATTGTCATTAGTAGATAACGCATTAAAGAGTGTTAATTCGCTCCGCGCTACTCTGGGTGCTTATCAGAATCGTCTTGAATTTACAATTAATACACTGGCGATTCAGGAAGAAAATTCCGCTTCATCGGAAAGTGCTATTCGCGATGCAGACATTGCACAGGAGACAATACGGTTTACCCGCAACCAGATATTGGTGAATGCGGGTACCTCTGTACTTGCCCAATCGAATGTTGTTCCGCAGACGGCATTGCAACTGTTAAGATAACAAAACTTAAACAGTAAAAGGTGTGTAACAATGAACCAATTATGGGCAGGGAAAGCCCAAAAAAAATAAGTAACTCAAGGAGGAATAACTATGGGACTTCGTATTAACACCAATGTATCAGCGTTAAACGCTGCTCGTGTGTTACGGCGTAGCACACTGGATTTAAACAAAACTTTAGAGCAATTGTCCAGTGGCTTAAGAATTAATCGTGCTGCGGATGATGCAGCGGGACTGGCTATTGCAGAAAATTTCCGAGCTCAAGTTCGTGGAACACAAGTTGCCCAACGCAATGTTCAGGATGGTATAAGTTTGGTTCAAACTGCAGAAGGTGCGTTGAGCGAAACGACAAACATCCTTCAACGGATTC
It encodes the following:
- a CDS encoding right-handed parallel beta-helix repeat-containing protein, encoding MNISKKSISLMSFMFLFLLVPFAEGASMTIYVSPQEGQQGNGTNLSPFTSLLQVRDYIRSIKQTKGLPDGGIEVILKEGEYKLNDTLVFTKEDSGTPQAPIIYRGEENVYVSFNGGIRLEGFKKVENETGSERLHAEVKDKIYVIDLKKYGIKELPPLELAGFGSAKVRSKDRSYNNYNTCPCPELFFNKLPMTLSRFPNEGFLKVAAVQGEKVEPENPNAYLMKNVRLKLDGCNLAEWSKETNILLYGYWYYDWADSYETVISVDKEKGEVQLAGPGSAYGYREGARYYAINLLCGLDQPGEWCIDREHLLLYFYPPTSLDGAIVELSLFDKPMVIFDKAEYISFERVHFRLGASNLVQIFDGEAIQILGCSFRESAGYGLTINMGKGHRVQSCDFHYLGKGGIYMNGGDRKTLTPSGFIVDNCYFSNLARIDHTYNPAVYMNGVGHKISHNLVHHIPSSAFRTDVNDSIIEFNEVFNVLLESDDQGGADMWGNPTYRGLVFRYNYWHHIGSWREGTEQLACGQAGIRLDDAISGVHIYGNIFYHSSAGNFGGVQIHGGKDNLVENCIFANCRIGISCSPWTRERWLNFVKDALDNPAIDKELYLTRYPDLKNLLEDNNKNSAQKNIFWNCGQIVLRKPSNFIYENNLEIKEPQLFPKIEFGDFTTNSEFLKTQNFEFEPIPFEKIGLYIDQYRKKLPLDVIQSGRRQN
- a CDS encoding flagellin, encoding MGLRINTNIPSLNAARVLRRSTLDLNKTLERLSSGLRINRAADDAAGLAIAEAFRSIVRGSNVAQRNAQDGISLVQTAEGALSETTNILQRIRELAVQAANGTQSDTNRAAINTEVQQLLEQIDKIATNTEFNGIYVLSATQSVILQVGAFSGQVLAITVTGAKTNDLSINSVNVSTMAGAVSALSLVDNALKSVNSLRATLGAYQNRLEFTINTLAIQEENSASSESAIRDADIAQETIRFTRNQILVNAGTSVLAQSNVVPQTALQLLR